CCTTCAGAAGTTGTTTACACATAGGCAGCTTTTCCTTTGGAGAGCGTAATGAGCTCCATGGAGGCTGAAGCAGTCTGATAAAAACAGCCCACAGAATCAGGTTCCAattgatgtgtttctgtgtttgccaGTGCACATCAAGGTACGGATGACTGAATCAATCATCTGATGCAGGTTGTATGAGACTTCTAGTAATGTACCTGGTTCTTccattaacattttgtttttgacatcaTTAATGGATAATGAATTTAATGTGACATATATAACTTTTGGTGGGCATGTGGAAGTGCACAGATATGGACTTCTGTATTTTGTGATCATGTTTACAGCATTTATTCTAATAATCTGCAGTAATTCTACTATTGTGTGCCTCATAGTGATTCACAAAAACCTCCATGAGcctatgtacatttttattgcagCTTTATTGATCAACTCTGTTCTTTACAGCACTGCTATCTACCCAAAGCTTCTGATTGACTTTTTGTCTGAGAAACAGATCATATCGTATTCCGCCTGCCTCTTCCAGTGGTTTATATATTACACTCTGGCTGGTTCAGAGTTCTTCCTGTTGTCAGCCATGGCCTACGACAGATATGTGTCTATATGTAAACCTCTGCAATATCCAGCCATCATGagtaaaaacactgttaaaatcCTCCTGATTTCAGCTTGGGTTGTGCCTGCTTTACAGATGTCAGTGCCAATGCCACCGAGTGCCAATAAAAAACTCTGTAGCTTTACTTTGAAAGGAATCATTTGCAACAGCACGGTTCACAAACTTCACTGTGTGAGCTCACAAGCACTGAATATATATGGCTTGATTGTGTTAGTAGATGTGGTAATCTTCCCTTTGCTCTTCATAGTTTTTACATACACAAAGATATTTATAATAACCTATCGAAGCAGCAGAGAAGTCAGGAGCAAAGCTGCACAGACCTGTTTTCCTCACCTGCTGGTTCTAATCAGCTTCTCTTGTTTGATTACGTATGATGTTATTATAGCTCGACTGGACACTGATTTTCCCAAAACTATACTTTTGATTTTGAgtttacaaattattttgtatcaTCCTCTCTTTAATCCGATCATCTACggactgaaaatgaaagaaatttaTAAACACCTGAGTGGATTGTTCTGGAAAACTGTGTAATGGAGAAGTTTCTCAATCTTTTGTCCAGTCAATGACCATTAATAAGATAGAGAATATACTGGAGACTCCCTCATGTATGTCCTTTGGAATTCATTAGATCAGAATGTAATCTAATCGttttgttgtataaatcagtCAGAATACTGTCCATGTAGTTCACTATCTAGTTTCACCAATCCTAAATGATGAAAAGATCATTTACACTGTGGCCTGTAGGTAATGcatgtagcatgtagcatgtagcatgtagcatgtagcctttagcatgtagcatgtagcatgAAGCGGCCATGTGCCACAGTACCATCAACTCCAAcaatgtgataataataattaaaaacaattggTTGTGATATTTCAACACTTAATAAAGAACAATTCATCAGGATGACTTTACcaacagaacatttttattctattgacACTcagaattttttgtttttcatgaacTCTGTTAGAATCATTGTTTGTGGGTGTTAGTTAAAGGTCTAGTTACATTTTACAATAGTCCTAAAGTAAAcgacaacattttttaaagcaggaGCTTGTGCTTCTGCCATTGAGAGGCAAAGTTGGGTCAAATTCtattaagaaaaacacaaacaacataaaccaaattgttgttgctgttgaatattaataattcatataatAATACTTAAGAGTTTTCTCTTCAACTGTTGGTTTTCAGTGTCTGGTTtgtcaatatataaaaaaacatagttttgaattgtattgtgaaaaaaataaaataaatgaaagaaagcatttttttgttaccttttgaaTGTTACCACTATTTGTATACTTTGATCATTTACAGTGAGCAGCTGACACAtattcatgcaaacaaacaaaggacgGCCTCAGATGGGTATTCAATAACTCGGTGTGAAGAATATAGAATCCAGACTTACTGCAGAAATTATTATGAAACTGTTTACATTATTGGACTTTATGATATTATTGTTATCTCCCATTTTGAGCATCAACGCTTCAGTTCCTGCAATGTGGGGAATTTTAAGGCACCAATTTATGGTGGAAATgtaaagcacaaaataaaatatattgaaataaaatgcagtGAGGCTCTcagttaactttttttaatttaatgttatctCTTATATATTAAGCTCCTCCTCCAAGAAGCTCtactcctggaggaggagacgctgctgctgccataagctgagctcctctctctgacGCTCCGACTGTAGGTCGAAGGATGCagtgaagccggatctgggtctgtccaggGTGGACTAGTCTCTGCTCAGATCTGTCCGACATAATAAAAATACTCTCCTGCACATGTGACATGTTATTCAGTGACTCGGATTTCTATAATCTGTTTTTTGACAAAGTTAACGCTGATTTAAATGTCTTGGTGAGAACGTCAAAGTGCACAAATACAGATAtctgtatacatttttattgcaggTTTATTGATCAACTCTGTTCTTTACAGCACTGCTATCTACCCAAAGCTTCTGATTGACTTTTTGTCTGAGAAACAGATCATATCGTATTCCGCCTGCCTCTTCCAGTGGTTTATATATTACACTCTGGCTGGTTCAGAGTTCTTCCTGTTGTCAGCCATGGCCTACGACAGATATGTGTCTATATGTAAACCTCTGCAATATCCAGCCATCATGagtaaaaacactgttaaaatcCTCCTGGACTGGAGTTAGATTTTCCCAAAACTGTGCATTTAATAATGAATTTACAAATAATTTTGTATCATCCTTTCTTTAATCCGATCATTTACGCATTAAAACGCCTCAAAAGTTTGTTCTTCCAAGCCAAAATTAAGTAATGAATCAACACTGATAATGGACTAGTTTCTGATTTTTTCTGTGATAATACTGAAGATAAGTGACTCCTCATCCTTGGATGGTGTTTAACGTAAAATGTGGTTCTGTCGATACATGAAATACTATTGTGTAAAAAAGAAGGCTTATGTTCACTGTTTTGTCTGAACTGTTACAGGTTTATTATTAGCCTGTTACTGGATAAACAGCTTCGCTAACATTGGAAGTGAATTCCACAATTTACTTTTAGTCGTCTCTCTTATGGGTCCAGATGTGGTGATTGTGAATGGAATTGCAGTACGGCATATATACACGATTTTAGCAGCAGAACTTATATAGACAAAACATATTACACAATACATAATCACAATATTGACAGTAAAATGCTGAAAGCAGtgaaaatgcaatgtttttttggtaGACATTGACCTGTAGCGCCTCCCTGAGGCTATGATCTCTAATATGTGCAACaccaaaaaaatggaaaacttgAAATACTGAAAAACCTTGACACATTTAGAAACCTCAGTTTAGAaactcagtgtatcctaggagGTCCATAGCAGCATGACTAGGGCTGGTCCAGGGCAAGCCTGAGCCGGCACCAACTATAAACCTGACcaagtcctaactataaacctgaaccagtcctaactatagacctgaaccagtcctaactataaacctgaacctgaaccagtcctaactatagacctgaaccagtcctaactataaacctgaaccagtcctaactataaacctgaaccagcctctaactataaacctgaaccagtcctaactataaacctgaaccagtcctaactataaacctgaaccagtcctaactataaacctgaaccagtcctaactataaacctgaaccagtcctaactataaacctgaaccagtcctaactataaacctgaaccagtcctaactataaacctgaaccagtcctaagtATAATAGTTATCAAAGAGGAAAGCCTTAAGCCTTTcttaaatgatgtgttttgtctAGCATTAATCTGTGATATAACGTTATTATCGTCAGTTCAGTgttaaactgttatttattgACTTCCATTTAATTGATACATCAGCATGTTTGGGCTCGGGTATACCGCAGCAAGACAACAGTCAAACACATGTAGTCTGTTTGTGACACACCAGAGCTCCCTGTGGACCCTGTGTGAACAGGTTGCTGCTCTCAGTGTAGGAGAACAACAAGATAAAGGTTCAGCAGCGGCCTCAGTCTGCTCTAGATCAGGGGAGGATGCAGTGTATTTTCTACACTGATGCAAAGACTATTTTCTGAATGCATTTATGACTGTATTAGCTGCAAAGACCACCTGACTTGTATAAACACTATATCGAGTATATTTTGTTGATGCATGTTGATATATTTACTGATTTCTCAGCTCTTATAAGACACAAAAGTGAACAACTTCCAGAAACTGTGAAAGCTTTTCAAACTGGTTGATTGCAATTGTAACGCTGTCGGTGAGTAATGCTAAAGATTTCCCCTGTGAGTCTTGGTAACCTGGTGCATTTCTTCTTCATTCATtgaactgaaatataatataaaatagcaAATGTTTGGTTGATTGTGCATTTAGTCCTTTTGATACTGACATTTTTCCacccttgtgtgtttttttaacacatcttTTTGAACTACGTGTTAGTTATGCTGAATATTATCAGGTTTGAAAGGTGCAGTTTATGCAACTTACATGTATGTAGGCTTGTGTTATGTCTCTTGTTGAAATAAGTGTTCACtagaacattttattcagaCCATTTTAATCCATAGTAACACTCCTTTTCATCATCTTTAATCTGTTGtcactctcctttctctccatcactcccACTTCTCTTCTTCCAGCTCGCTCTGCTGCAGACATGAGGAGCAACAGCAGCCTGAATCCTCTCTACTTTCAGCTCACTCTGTTTGCAGACTACGGGCCCCTCAGATATCTGTTCTTCAGTCTGTGTCTGTTGATCTACATGATTATAATCTCTGCTAACGTTGCCATCATTCTGACAGTCTGCCTGGAGAAGTCTCTGCATCAGCCCATGTATATTTTCATCTGCtgtctgtcttttaactctctGTACGGCTCAGCCGGTTTCTTCCCCAGGTTTCTGATGGACATTCTGTCTGACACTCACTTTATCTCACGGCCATTATGTTTCATTCAAGTATACATTATTTACACCTATGGAGGAGACGAGCTGACTCTTCTCAGCATCATGGCCTACGATAGACTTGTGGCCATTTGCCAGCCCTTACACTATCACAGTAAAATGACGTTTAAGATGGTGTGTTATCTTTTGATTTTTGCTGTGCTTTATCCTGCATTTGTTGTTGGCTTTGTAGTTTATCTGGCCATGCAATTGCCTTTGTGTGGAAATAAATTGAGCAGGCTTTTTTGCACCAACTGGCCTGTAGTTCAGCTCTCCTGTGTGGACACAACACTGAACAACATAGGAGGTCGGTTTCTTACGATGATAAGCATCTTCATCCCCCTGTTCTTTGTCCTGTACACATATATACGAATTCTGCTTGTTTGCAGGAGACAATCAACTGAATTCAGAGGAAAGGCGTTACAAACCTGCCTGCCTCATATTATAACATTTCTGACCTACACTTTCACTCTCTTCTGCGAGCTGTCATTGACTCGATTTGAGGCTGATAAAATGAGTTCAATAATcacaaatgttttatctttagaATATCTGATCATTCCCCCAATCATTAACCCTCTAGTTTACGGCCTGAAACTGCCACAAATAAAAGCAAGAATTATCAGAATTTTGAAGAAGGGTCCTGCTGCCAGACTTTAAAACTCAATATGCacataaagcaaacaatgaaTCCACAAAATAcgtcttaaatgtatttttccataGATTTTTTTGCCATCACATTCATTTGAAGGGAGGTCTACAATAAGAATAGATATTATCTTAAAACATATAGACCTCAACCACAAAAATAGTAACATTACATAAGTTGTGCAAGCATTGTTAAACGCACACATCCACAGGCTAAAATACATCTTTGAAACCCACATCGTAAGTctcaaatattaatatatttctcttttgtCCATTCCTcatacattaaatatgaaaacacttAAGAAATATATGTTATGATGTTTTTACTGGCGGTTAAAAAGTCAATAATAATTTGGCCTCAAATATCATAATCTAGAACAAATTAGATTTCATAGTATTTCAAGTTTGTATGGTTGAAATTTGGTCTCACTGAGTTTAGACGACACATAGTGAGCGCTTAAAAGCAACACGCTGCAATAATACTTTCTATAGTATATAgagatataataaaatatatatgatacatgctaaaatatacagtatatattgacAAATAGGCTATTtactaatttaatttattcGAGGTCACTGCTGCAATCGTCATCCCTAAATAGATTCATCCTCTTGCTTATGtccattttaaaaacatcttgttATGATAATGtattcttccttcttttttatttttaacatcatCACACGTATTCTTGTACATCactgtcactttttttgtatgtttttctataATAGTGGAATAgagctttgaaaaaaatgtatttgcattggGTAGTGGACTATGCAGGTTGATCTCTATGCtcttaaaggtgctaaataaaaaattcagagcatttcttTTCCCTCCATACGGCTGTCAAAACGGCAGCTGAGCCAGCAGCTAACAcataacagtgctaacagtgcaatcaacggcaacagtgctgagagagctaacagtgtttacctgagggggaaagtggagggtgggtgctacgctgATTCAGTTAGTTATACTCAGGGTTTACACCAGTGTAGTAAAAAAACCTAAAGAGTATGAAGTCATCTGTGAACAGCTTATGTACAGTTTATTTGagaatggtaaatggactgtacttgtatagcactttcctagtcttccgaccactcaaagcgcttttacattccatatcatttacccattcacacccattcatacactgatgacaggggctaccatgtgAGGTGCCAccaggatctatctaatcattcacacccattcatacaccggcACAGCCtccagggttaagtgtcttgcccaaggacacattgacatggactgccagagccagggatcgaaccgccgatcctctgattggaggacgaccctgctctccactgagccacagtatACCCAGCAcaaactataaacctgaaccagtcctaactataaacctgaaccagtcctaagtATAATAGTTATCAAAGAGGAAAGCCTTAAGCCTTTcttaaatgatgtgttttgtctAGCATTAATCTGTGATATAACGTTATTATCGTCAGTTCAGTgttaaactgttatttattgACTTCCATTTAATTGATACATCAGCATGTTTGGGCTCGGGTATACCGCAGCAAGACAACAGTCAAACACATGTAGTCTGTTTGTGACACACCAGAGCTCCCTGTGGACCCTGTGTGAACAGGTTGCTGCTCTCAGTGTAGGAGAACAACAAGATAAAGGTTCAGCAGCGGCCTCAGTCTGCTCTAGATCAGGGGAGGATGCAGTGTATTTTCTACACTGATGCAAAGACTATTTTCTGAATGCATTTATGACTGTATTAGCTGCAAAGACCACCTGACTTGTATAAACACTATATCGAGTAT
The Anoplopoma fimbria isolate UVic2021 breed Golden Eagle Sablefish chromosome 16, Afim_UVic_2022, whole genome shotgun sequence genome window above contains:
- the LOC129104225 gene encoding olfactory receptor 13C2-like encodes the protein MDNEFNVTYITFGGHVEVHRYGLLYFVIMFTAFILIICSNSTIVCLIVIHKNLHEPMYIFIAALLINSVLYSTAIYPKLLIDFLSEKQIISYSACLFQWFIYYTLAGSEFFLLSAMAYDRYVSICKPLQYPAIMSKNTVKILLISAWVVPALQMSVPMPPSANKKLCSFTLKGIICNSTVHKLHCVSSQALNIYGLIVLVDVVIFPLLFIVFTYTKIFIITYRSSREVRSKAAQTCFPHLLVLISFSCLITYDVIIARLDTDFPKTILLILSLQIILYHPLFNPIIYGLKMKEIYKHLSGLFWKTV
- the LOC129105066 gene encoding olfactory receptor 10A3-like — encoded protein: MRSNSSLNPLYFQLTLFADYGPLRYLFFSLCLLIYMIIISANVAIILTVCLEKSLHQPMYIFICCLSFNSLYGSAGFFPRFLMDILSDTHFISRPLCFIQVYIIYTYGGDELTLLSIMAYDRLVAICQPLHYHSKMTFKMVCYLLIFAVLYPAFVVGFVVYLAMQLPLCGNKLSRLFCTNWPVVQLSCVDTTLNNIGGRFLTMISIFIPLFFVLYTYIRILLVCRRQSTEFRGKALQTCLPHIITFLTYTFTLFCELSLTRFEADKMSSIITNVLSLEYLIIPPIINPLVYGLKLPQIKARIIRILKKGPAARL